The Peribacillus sp. FSL E2-0218 genome contains a region encoding:
- a CDS encoding exonuclease domain-containing protein — MSNRLGLVLDVETTGLRPSSDEMIELALILFTYNSETGEIINHIDQESFLREPIGLQARMNYDQAFRIHGIPFSSVEGKSFHDEKIKSFIARADDIFAHNASFDRSFLYQLYPEVNDQKWFCTMRNVPWKQYGFDNSKLLTLLQAHRITNFQTHRALDDIIYLMELLRKHGPAGQPYLKDVIAKNPMKKYTPASLKSRV, encoded by the coding sequence TTGTCTAATAGATTAGGTTTAGTGCTCGACGTTGAAACAACTGGCTTGCGTCCCTCTTCCGATGAAATGATTGAGCTTGCCCTTATATTGTTTACCTATAATAGCGAAACCGGGGAAATCATTAACCACATTGATCAAGAATCCTTTTTAAGGGAACCAATTGGCCTTCAAGCCCGAATGAATTATGATCAAGCATTCCGGATCCATGGCATCCCTTTCAGCTCAGTTGAAGGAAAAAGCTTTCACGATGAAAAAATTAAGTCCTTCATCGCTCGTGCCGATGATATTTTCGCACATAATGCTTCATTCGATAGAAGTTTCCTTTACCAACTGTACCCTGAAGTCAATGATCAAAAATGGTTTTGCACAATGCGAAATGTGCCTTGGAAGCAATACGGCTTCGATAATAGTAAACTGCTAACCTTACTCCAGGCACATAGAATTACCAATTTTCAAACCCATCGAGCTTTGGATGACATTATCTACCTAATGGAGCTTTTGAGAAAACATGGCCCTGCCGGTCAACCCTATTTGAAAGACGTGATTGCTAAAAATCCGATGAAGAAATACACACCTGCTTCCCTAAAATCACGGGTATAG
- a CDS encoding CAP domain-containing protein, which translates to MKKTILLTALSLSLLSPTAALGANTHEVVQGDTLSKIAAEYEVSLTDLLKSNPAISDSNRILVGQTISLPSVQQTAKQEKEQTVEQQILRLVNEERSKAGLSNVEMDTSLSHTATLKSEDMRDHDYFNHTSPTYGSPFEMMKSFGIDYKYAGENIAAGQPSAESVMKSWMNSPGHKANILNKNYTHIGIGHVTGGKYSHYWTQQFIGK; encoded by the coding sequence ATGAAGAAAACGATTCTTTTGACGGCACTCTCCCTCTCCCTACTTTCTCCGACGGCAGCTTTAGGCGCCAATACTCATGAAGTCGTACAGGGAGATACTTTATCAAAAATCGCCGCTGAATATGAAGTGAGCCTTACCGATCTTCTTAAATCGAACCCAGCCATTTCCGATTCGAATCGCATTCTAGTGGGTCAAACGATCTCTCTTCCCAGTGTCCAGCAAACTGCAAAGCAAGAAAAAGAACAAACGGTAGAACAGCAGATTCTTCGTTTAGTGAATGAAGAACGTTCCAAAGCCGGACTTTCGAACGTTGAAATGGATACCTCCCTTTCCCATACCGCAACCTTGAAATCCGAAGATATGCGGGATCATGATTATTTCAATCATACAAGCCCTACATACGGCTCGCCTTTCGAAATGATGAAATCGTTCGGCATAGACTACAAGTACGCAGGTGAAAATATTGCAGCCGGTCAGCCAAGTGCCGAATCAGTAATGAAATCTTGGATGAACAGTCCCGGACATAAGGCCAATATTCTAAATAAAAACTATACCCATATCGGAATCGGGCATGTGACAGGAGGAAAATACAGCCACTACTGGACACAACAATTCATAGGTAAATAA
- a CDS encoding GNAT family N-acetyltransferase: MWFRELETKRLRLIEIGHQHKESLFDILSRDEVTRNGGIENLTHVEDARRLIDAFKSAFINKRGIRWGVVLKDSGTFIGTVGINQLSLTNKRAEIGYEIHPDYWRNLYTSEAVNEVLRYSFEELKLVRIAALTFKDNHASANLLKKFGFKEEGSLRSYVFLHRQSHDAVVFSLLCSEYRHLYQQMV, from the coding sequence ATGTGGTTTAGGGAATTGGAAACGAAAAGGCTGAGATTAATCGAAATTGGTCACCAACATAAGGAAAGCCTGTTTGACATCCTCTCAAGAGATGAGGTGACCAGGAATGGCGGGATAGAAAACTTGACTCACGTTGAAGATGCCCGCCGCCTGATCGATGCATTCAAAAGTGCCTTCATCAACAAACGGGGAATTCGCTGGGGAGTGGTCTTGAAGGATTCGGGCACATTCATCGGCACCGTCGGAATCAATCAATTGAGCCTGACCAATAAGCGCGCCGAAATAGGATATGAAATCCATCCTGATTACTGGAGGAACCTTTATACGTCCGAAGCTGTCAATGAAGTATTGCGCTACTCATTCGAAGAACTGAAACTGGTCCGGATCGCCGCTTTAACCTTCAAAGATAATCATGCTTCGGCAAACCTCTTGAAGAAGTTTGGTTTTAAAGAGGAAGGCAGCCTGCGAAGCTATGTATTTCTTCATCGCCAATCACACGATGCGGTGGTATTTTCCCTGTTATGCAGTGAATATCGGCACTTATATCAACAAATGGTTTAA
- a CDS encoding FAD-dependent oxidoreductase, with protein MDLKAGKVFWKDTFKGREYPVLEEDISCDVCIVGSGSSGAHCAHFLAETGLNVVLIDKRDISEGSTIANTGLLQYSNDKTLTSLIHSFGEEAGTRHVQLCLDAIRTLEKKVVPTLEENPDFKIRKSLYYASSPDDVSLLKEEYENLKSRNFPVEYYTEKEIGEKFSFSKSAALVTGNDAEINPYKHAHFLIENAFNKGVRVFSHTKINGKVLKEDQTMLFTERGHTIRAQKVIFATGYEAQEEVRDKNAVILSSYAIATNPIADHAKWHDDMMIWETARPYLYARKTADNRIIIGGLDESTGFIEKRNSMIINKRDELLKELVNLFPELRNEIKADYAWGAFFGETHDGLPTIGLYPDHPNCYFLLGYGGNGTVYSVILSQIIRDLITKGAHPDSDLYLKERNAPKRISH; from the coding sequence ATGGATTTGAAGGCAGGAAAAGTATTTTGGAAGGATACATTTAAAGGAAGGGAATATCCAGTCTTGGAAGAAGATATCTCATGTGATGTATGTATCGTGGGAAGCGGTTCATCGGGGGCGCACTGTGCCCATTTTTTAGCGGAGACGGGTCTGAATGTGGTCTTGATCGATAAGCGTGATATAAGTGAAGGAAGTACGATTGCAAATACCGGACTTCTACAGTATTCAAATGATAAAACATTGACCTCGCTCATCCATAGCTTTGGTGAAGAAGCTGGTACGCGTCATGTTCAGCTTTGTTTGGATGCGATCCGAACGCTTGAGAAAAAGGTTGTACCTACTCTAGAAGAAAATCCGGATTTTAAAATCAGGAAAAGCCTGTATTACGCATCAAGCCCGGACGATGTTTCACTGCTGAAAGAAGAATACGAAAATCTGAAATCACGTAATTTCCCTGTGGAATATTATACGGAAAAAGAGATTGGGGAGAAGTTTTCGTTTTCAAAATCTGCTGCGCTCGTTACGGGTAATGATGCGGAAATCAACCCTTATAAACATGCCCACTTTTTGATTGAAAATGCTTTTAACAAAGGCGTGCGTGTCTTTTCCCATACAAAAATCAACGGAAAGGTTTTAAAGGAAGATCAAACCATGTTATTTACCGAAAGAGGACATACGATCCGTGCACAAAAGGTCATCTTCGCTACAGGGTATGAAGCCCAAGAAGAGGTAAGGGATAAAAATGCAGTGATTCTAAGTTCGTATGCCATCGCCACCAATCCAATTGCCGACCATGCAAAATGGCATGATGATATGATGATTTGGGAAACGGCAAGACCTTATTTATATGCGAGAAAAACGGCTGACAATCGAATCATCATCGGTGGACTGGACGAGTCAACTGGATTTATCGAGAAACGCAATTCCATGATCATAAACAAAAGAGATGAATTATTGAAAGAACTCGTCAACTTATTTCCTGAATTACGTAATGAAATCAAGGCTGATTATGCTTGGGGTGCTTTTTTTGGTGAGACCCATGATGGCTTGCCGACAATCGGGCTGTATCCAGATCACCCGAATTGCTATTTCTTATTGGGGTACGGCGGAAATGGGACGGTATACAGTGTCATCCTTTCGCAAATCATCAGGGATTTGATTACGAAAGGAGCACATCCAGACTCGGATTTATACCTTAAGGAAAGGAATGCACCGAAAAGGATCTCCCATTAA